One part of the Cyanobacterium sp. T60_A2020_053 genome encodes these proteins:
- a CDS encoding type II toxin-antitoxin system HicB family antitoxin has protein sequence MKEYYVIFEWAGNNYSAYVPDLPGCISTGKTLEETEVNIKKAIELYIDVLKEDNLPIPEPLTKAKSIFIAA, from the coding sequence ATGAAAGAGTATTATGTAATTTTTGAATGGGCAGGTAATAATTATTCTGCTTATGTGCCTGATTTACCCGGTTGCATTTCCACAGGTAAAACTTTAGAAGAAACAGAAGTAAATATTAAAAAAGCGATTGAATTATATATAGATGTTTTAAAAGAGGATAATTTACCAATTCCCGAACCTTTAACGAAAGCAAAATCTATTTTTATTGCTGCTTAA
- the acpP gene encoding acyl carrier protein, which yields MRDDSDNEELDNQELDNEELDNQLQGIDEEKYYGKLEQSEIFSKLKMIIVEQLDVDYNDIDISSNFAYDLDADSLDAVELIMALEEAFGIQISDEDAEKIQTVEQALKYILDKLN from the coding sequence ATGCGTGATGATTCCGATAACGAAGAATTAGATAATCAAGAATTGGATAATGAAGAATTAGATAATCAATTACAAGGAATTGACGAGGAGAAATATTATGGTAAATTAGAACAATCTGAAATTTTCTCAAAACTGAAAATGATTATTGTTGAACAATTAGATGTTGACTATAACGACATAGATATAAGTTCTAATTTTGCTTACGATTTGGATGCAGATAGCTTAGATGCAGTAGAATTAATTATGGCTTTAGAAGAAGCGTTTGGAATTCAGATTTCTGACGAAGATGCAGAGAAAATACAGACTGTTGAACAAGCTCTAAAATATATTCTTGATAAATTGAACTAA
- the upp gene encoding uracil phosphoribosyltransferase: MAMQMKIYVPPHPLIKHWLGVARDQNTPSTLFKTAMVELGRWLTYEAIRDWLPTINTKVETPLATADAIFIDPQSALACIPILRAGLTLAEGAQTILPLASTYHLGLVRNEETLQPSCYMNKLPAHFTPDTRILILDPMLATGGSMIYALEEVLKRGGNIDLTRIISVVTAPPALRQLSLSYPTLTLFTAMIDEVVNDDGFIVPGLGDAGDRSFNTENL; encoded by the coding sequence ATGGCAATGCAAATGAAAATTTATGTTCCCCCCCATCCTTTAATTAAACATTGGCTAGGGGTAGCGCGCGATCAAAATACCCCCTCAACTTTATTTAAAACTGCCATGGTGGAGTTGGGGCGCTGGTTAACTTATGAAGCCATTCGAGATTGGTTGCCCACCATCAACACTAAAGTAGAAACCCCTTTAGCCACTGCTGATGCCATTTTTATCGATCCGCAAAGCGCCCTCGCCTGTATTCCTATTCTTCGGGCGGGATTAACCTTGGCGGAGGGCGCTCAAACTATACTACCTCTGGCTTCTACCTATCATCTTGGCTTAGTGAGAAATGAAGAAACCTTGCAACCTAGTTGCTACATGAATAAATTACCAGCGCACTTCACCCCTGATACTCGTATTCTCATTTTAGACCCCATGTTGGCAACCGGTGGATCGATGATATATGCCCTTGAAGAAGTGCTAAAACGGGGGGGAAACATTGATTTGACGAGGATCATTTCCGTAGTAACAGCGCCCCCCGCCCTACGCCAATTAAGCCTTTCCTACCCCACGTTAACCCTCTTTACTGCCATGATTGACGAGGTGGTTAACGATGACGGTTTTATTGTACCGGGTTTAGGAGATGCGGGAGATCGCTCTTTTAATACTGAGAATTTATAG
- a CDS encoding type II toxin-antitoxin system HicA family toxin, with protein sequence MKVREVIKRLKADGWYEDRMKGSHRVFKHPSKSGIVVIPGNFGDDVAIGTLNSIWKQAQLEDEK encoded by the coding sequence ATGAAAGTTCGTGAAGTAATCAAACGTTTAAAAGCCGATGGTTGGTATGAAGATAGAATGAAAGGTAGCCATCGAGTTTTCAAACACCCTAGCAAATCTGGTATTGTTGTTATACCTGGTAATTTTGGGGATGATGTAGCCATTGGCACACTTAACAGTATTTGGAAACAAGCTCAATTGGAGGATGAAAAATGA
- a CDS encoding Uma2 family endonuclease encodes MIATIQKTISLEEFLQQPETKPPQEYINGVITTKPMPQGEHSRLQIKLSTTINQITESAKIAYAFPELRCICNNSAIVPDVAVFAWDRIPRTEKERIANRFDRLPDWSIEILSPDQSLMKVLDKLLFCSENGTNLGWLINPEDETILVVFSDQKVKIFRDDNILPVLDQVELTLIVNDVFYWLNI; translated from the coding sequence ATGATTGCAACCATCCAAAAAACTATCTCCCTAGAAGAATTTTTGCAACAACCCGAAACAAAACCCCCTCAAGAATATATTAATGGAGTTATTACTACTAAGCCAATGCCTCAAGGAGAACACAGTAGATTACAAATCAAACTTTCTACCACTATTAATCAGATTACCGAATCAGCTAAAATTGCCTATGCTTTTCCTGAATTGCGTTGTATCTGTAATAATAGTGCCATCGTACCTGATGTAGCGGTATTTGCCTGGGATAGAATACCACGCACAGAAAAAGAAAGAATAGCCAATCGATTTGACCGATTGCCAGATTGGAGTATTGAAATTTTGTCACCAGATCAAAGTTTAATGAAAGTGTTAGATAAATTGCTTTTTTGTTCAGAAAATGGCACTAATTTAGGTTGGTTAATTAATCCCGAAGATGAAACAATTTTAGTAGTATTTAGTGATCAAAAAGTGAAAATTTTTCGAGATGATAATATTTTACCTGTATTAGATCAAGTCGAACTAACTTTAATTGTTAATGATGTTTTTTATTGGCTTAATATTTAA